A portion of the Pagrus major chromosome 8, Pma_NU_1.0 genome contains these proteins:
- the LOC141001479 gene encoding uncharacterized protein produces the protein MIDKEIALEALCTLCNANVTSVQRQASPTAYSRSACSAPQKQLLIKQFIPTILDADDTCEVSQCNFICLQDVLGAVPLSAGFRRVNEVDIGVVKDKNHIIDENEFFDPRFDYDFSNLRDTETYYRGGEVYERPCGWQRFALRVLDDYDGNAWLGTRYRGTQSVPGEWPVSYHGTSKKGADGIIEGHYKPGPGQVYGRGIYSTPYIKEAVQYAKTFTSKKTGKKYSVILQNRINPQYRQKYNNDKYWLIPIPSGSGAEEEEKMVERAIRPYGLLLKEV, from the exons ATGATCGATAAAGAGATTGCACTGGAGGCTTTGTGCACACTTTGCAATGCCAACGTAACATCTGTTCAGAGACAAGCATCGCCGACTGCTTATTCGAGATCTGCCTGTTCAGCACCGCAGAAGCAGCTGCTCATCAAGCAGTTCATCCCTACGATCTTGGATGCAGATGATACCTG CGAGGTGTCACAATGCAACTTCATCTGCCTCCAAGACGTCCTCGGAGCTGTTCCACTGAGTGCAGGCTTTCGCCGAGTGAACGAGGTGGACATTGGAGtagtaaaagacaaaaatcacatcatcgaTGAAAATGAATTCTTCGACCCGCGATTCGACTACGATTTCAGCAACTTGAGAGACACCGAGACTTACTACAGGGGTGGAGAGGTGTATGAGCGCCCATGTGGTTGGCAGCGTTTTGCCCTCAGG GTCCTGGATGATTATGATGGAAACGCCTGGCTGGGAACTCGATACCGTGGCACCCAGTCAGTGCCAGGAGAGTGGCCTGTGTCCTACCATGGGACATCAAAGAAAGGCGCTGATGGCATTATCGAAGGACACTACAAG CCAGGCCCAGGTCAGGTGTATGGCCGGGGGATTTACTCTACTCCATACATCAAAGAGGCAGTCCAATACGCCAAAACCTTCACCTCCAAGAAGACGGGCAAGAAGTACTCTGTGATTCTGCAGAACCGTATCAACCCTCAGTACAGGCAGAAATACAACAATGACAAGTACTGGCTGATTCCCATCCCCTCTGGATCAGGcgcagaagaagaggagaagatggTGGAGAGGGCCATCCGTCCTTATGGCCTGCTGCTGAAAGAGGTCTAA